Genomic DNA from Fimbriimonas ginsengisoli Gsoil 348:
CGACTTCCTCAAGCCGACAACCCCAATCGCGAGCGGGAGGAGGAGGGGCTCCGGAGTTAACTCACTACCCTTATCGAGCTACAGACTTCTTCCACGACTCCGCTTTGCTTCAAGCCGACGAGCAGTTCTCGGAAGTTCTTCTCTAGGCATGGGTGGGTGAGGAAGACGATCTCGCCACGGGATTCGTCGAGGGTTTTCATTTCCATGGCGGCGAGGGAGACGTCGTGCTCGCCAAACTCGGTGGCGATGATGCCGAGGACTTTGGGGCGGTCTTGGACGACGAGGCGGAGATAGAAAGCGGTTCGAAGGTCGTCGATCGGGCAGGTTTTCAGCGGCTCCTCGTCGAACGGGATCGCGCTGCCGGAGCCTCCGCCGGCGATATTTCGGCCCACATCCAACAGATCGCCGACGACCGCCGAAGCGGTGGGGTCCGAGCCGGCGCCTCGGCCGGAGAACATCAGGTCGCCGACAAAGTCTCCGTGCAGGTAAAGGGCGTTGTAGACGTCGTTGACGCTTGCCAGAGGATGCGTCTTCGGGATCAGAGTCGGGTGAACCCGTGCGAGGATCGTATCTTCCGCGATGGCGTCCACGATCGCCAAGAACTTGATCGTGTAGCCGAGGGCGTCGGCGTATTGCATGTCGAGCAGAGAAACGCCTCGAATCCCCTCGCGATAGACCCCTTCCACCGGTAAGTGCTTGTGGAAAGCGATGCTGGCCAGCACCGAGATCTTATACATAGTGTCGAAGCCATCGACATCGTTCGTCGGATCGGCCTCGGCGTATCCCTTCGCCTGCGCTTCCGCCAAGACGTCGGCAAAGTCCGCCCCCTCACGCTGCATTTTCGTGAGGATGTAGTTAGTGGTGCCGTTGAGGATTCCCATCATCTTCAACACGTCGTTGCCGGCAAGCTGATGCTTCAACGGCTGCACAAGCGGGATTCCGCCTCCTACCGCGGCCTCGTAGTGGAGGTCCAATCCCTTGCTCTTGGCGAGGGAAATAAGCCGGGCGCCGTGTTTCGCGATCAGCTCTTTGTTAGCGGTGACCACGTGCTTGCCATTTCGCAAAGCTCGCTCGACCAGCTCGGCGGCCGGGTCCACTCCGCCAATAAGCTCCAGGACTACCTCGATGGCGGGATCGTCGACGATCGACGTGAGGTCGGTGGTGAACATTTCGGCCGGCAGTTGCCGAGGCTTTGCGGTGTCGCGGATGCCTATCTTCGTAACCTCGAAAGGAACCCCGACCCGGCGAAGAATAGCGTCGCGGTTGTCCTGCAACATCCGGTACGCGCCGCTGCCAACGGTACCGAAGCCAAGGATGCCGACGCGGACGGTGCGAGTGAGGGTGGAGGTCACGCCCTAATTATGGAAGCTAGCCGACGTAGATGATGACGTCGCCCGGGTTTACGATCTGTCCGCTTTGGGCGACGATCTGCAATACGGTGCCGCTCGCGGTGCAGGGGATCTCGTTAAACACTTTCATCGCCTCAATGAGGCCGATAATCTGGCCCGCGGTAACCGTCTCCCCTTCCTTGACAAACGCCGGCGATCCGGGGCTGGAGGAGTTATAGAAGATGCCGGTCATGGGGCTGGCGACGGGAATGCCCTTTGGCGCCGAAGGAACGGCAGGTGCGGCCGCGGCAGTATCGAACGAATACTCTTCATGCGATTCCGTCGATTCCTCGCTTGAGGTCGACGGCTTGGATGCGCTACGGCGACGGAAGGCGATCGTGAGATCCGCGGATTTGAGACGCGCCTCGGTCAGCCGATACTCCTGCATCAGCTCCGCAAGTTCGCCAATCGTCTCCTTGTAGTCCGCCACGGGCGAGATTATGGCTCATCGGGGCGGATCGCGACGAAGGTTCCGGTGAACGTGGCACAGACCTGGCCCCCTTGCTCCAGTCGCGCATGGAGCTCGATCCGCCCTTTTCCTCGCCTAAGCAAGGAAGCTTCATAGCCACGAATTTCGTCGTCCGGCGGGCGCTCGCAGATCGCGGTGAAGTCGCCCTCGATCGGCAGGAGGAACTCAACACGGCTGGAGCGGACGACGAGGCGAACCGAAAACGGAAACCGGGCCGCGTGCCAATGCAACCAGGCCCAAGCGGCAACCGTCGCGATGGCGCCGATGCTGCCGCCGAAGGCGGTATTTCGGTGGTTGATGTTGGGGGCCAGCGGAGCGCTTAGAACCACCCTGCTTTCGTCGGCGTGCTCGACGTTTACCCCCATCGCGGCGGTGAGGGGAATGTGTTCGTGCAGGTATCGCTGAAGAGCCTTGGTCTCCATCAGCGGGCGTTCCGGAACCGATCGGCGAGCGCCCATGCGCCGACGGCGGATGGGGCTCCCGCTTTGGCGACGGGAGTTACCGTGAGAAGAATCGCGCCGATCTCGGCAGGGATATCGCCGGGAGCCCATTCGGAAAACTCCCGGCCCAGGAAGCCGGTATCGATGTCACCTTTCTGGAAGCCCGCGTGAGACAGGACATCCAGGAGGTAGGCGACGTTGGTTCGAACGCCGAGGACGTGGAAGTCGAGTAACGCGCCTCGCAGGCGCTGGATGGCTTCTGCCCGGGTGTCGCCATGGGCGATCACTTTGGCGATCATCGAATCGTAGTAGCGCGGGATCTCGGCATCGGCGGCGTAGCCGGTATCGACCCTCACGCCGGGAGCTTTGGGCTCGGCCCAGGCGAGGATCTTCCCCACCGACGGCAAGAAATTGCGGGCCGGGTCCTCGGCCACGATGCGGGCTTCGATCGCGTGGCCTTTCATCGCGCCCCGGTCTCCGGCGATCAGTCGAGGGTCGATCTCCAAGCGATCACCTTGGGCGATTCGAATCTGCCATTGCACGAGGTCCAGGCCGGTGACCATCTCGGTGACGGGGTGCTCGACCTGCAACCGGGCATTCACCTCGAGGAAATAGAAGGCGCCGGCGGCTTCGTCGACGATGAATTCGACGGTGCCGGCGTTGAAGTAGCCGGCTTCCAGCACGAGCCTCCGAGACGCCTCCGCCATTTGGGGCCACAAGCCGGGCTGGGAATCGAAAAGCGGGGATGGCGATTCTTCGATCAGCTTTTGGTGACGCCGCTGGATGGAGCATTCACGCTCGAAAAGGGTCGCCACATTTCCGTGGCGGTCGGCCAGCACTTGGACCTCGACGTGGCGGGGGCGCTCGACGAGCTTCTCCACCATCATCGTGCCGTCGCCGAACGCCTTGAGCGCCTCATCGGAAGCGGTTTTCAACTCGCCATCGAAGTCGGCGGGATTGTGGACCGCGCGCATCCCCCGCCCGCCGCCCCCGGCGCTGGCCTTGAGCATTACCGGGTAGCCGATCTGGTCCGCGGCCGCTTTGAGCTGCGCGTCCGTTGCGCCGGGCTCGAACATCCCGGGCACGATCGGTACCCCGGCTTGGACGGCGAGCGCTTTCGCATCGGTCTTGGCGCCGAGGCGGCGCATGGCGGAAGCCGGCGGCCCCACGAAAAGGATCCCGGTCTTCGCGCATGCGTCGCTGAACTCGGCGCGCTCGCTGAGAAAGCCGTAGCCGGGATGGATCGCGTCGGCGCCGGTGGCGCGGGCAGCGTCCAGGATTTTGGCGGCGTCGAGATAGCTGGCGGACGGTTCTGGCGCGCCGAGGGCAACCGCTTCGTCGGCCAACTGAACGTGCATCGCGTCGCGATCGGCGTCGCTGTAGACGGCGACGGTTCGCACCCTCATTTCTCGCGCGGCGCGGATTACCCGAACGGCGATCTCGCCTCGATTTGCGATGAGCAGCTTCTCGATCATCCTTGATAACTCGCTTTGCGTTTTTTCGAGGAAAGCCGAGATTCCCTCTTTGGCCTCCTCATTCGCCCGCGTCCGGGCGAGGAGGGCGGCGGCTTCGGGGAGGCTCAGCGGCGGCTCCTGGGCCAGTTGCTTCGCGCTGGCGACCGCGGCGGGGCCGGCGGCTAGGACAGCTTTGATCCGTTTTGCGACGGCGGCATCGAGGTCGTCGGGAGGGGCGACGTCGTGCACGAGGCCGATGCGCAAGGCGTGGGCAGCGCCGAATGCTTCCCCGGTCGAAAAGAGGTGGCGGGCATGACCAGCGCCGATCTTGGGCAGAACGAACGGGGAGATCGTCGCGGGTACCAGGCCGAGGCGGACCTCGCTAAAGGCGAAGAGGGCGTCTTCGCTCGCGATCGCCACGTCGGACGCGGCGACGAGGCCGCATCCCCCCCCAAAGCAAGCACCGCGGACCCGAGCGATCACCACGGCATGACACTCCACCATGCTTTGGAACAGCTGGGCCAAGTGGAGGGCATCTTCGGCGTTCTGCTCCTCGGTGTAACCCGCGGCCTTTCGCATCCAGGCGAGGTCTCCGCCCGCGCAAAACGTGTCGCCGCTGCCGGTCAGCACGATCGCCCTGACTTCCGGAGCGACGTGCGTGAAGACGGTCGAGAGCTGAGCGATCAGCTCGTCGTTAAAGGCGTTTCGAACCTCAGGACGATCGATGGTTACGCGAAGGACGGCTCCCTCAGACTCCACGTTGAGCATCGGCGAAGTATGGCACGGCGGCGGGAGTTCGCCCCCTTACGGCACAATTCATACGTGCCCGACATTGTCCGCACGCGGCCGTACGCGATCGATCCAGCAGGTCTGGCGCGGGCGACGCACTTGATGACCCTCCGGAGGCTGGTGATGTACGTCTTCATCGGCGGCGCGGCGGAGGTCGCCGTCCTCGCACTGCTTGGCGTCCCTTGGTACATCTCGGCGCCTAGTCTCGCGGTCGCTTTTACTATGCTCACGGTGACGAGGCGGCATCGGATGGCGACAAAGCTGGCCCGAGTGCCAGGACTCGCGACTGAACGAGTTGCGGAGGTCAGCCAGGACCAGATCACGGTTCGCTCGCTAGGAGATGCCGAGGAAGTCAAGCTCCTTCTAGAGAACCTATTTTGGGTGAAGCGGTACGGAGGCTTTTATTTATTGGCGATCGATCGCCAACAGTTTCTTCCGGTGCCGGCCGATGCCTTCGTGTCCGATGATGAGTCGCGATTCCAAGAATTCTTACGGCACCGCGTTCCAAAGGTGGAAGGGTTCTAGTGCTTATCGAAACCTCCAGCTATCGGGTTAGCCGTACGGAACTGACCAACCTGGCGACCGCGGAATATCTGCGCCAATTCTGGTGGTTCGTCGCGGTGACGCCGGTCTTTGGCCTGCTCGCGTTGATCTTCGGCAGCGGGCCGATGCAGGCGATCGGAATGTTCGCGATCCTTTGGCCCTTTTCGATACCCGCGCGTTCGGTTCTATCGACAGCCAAGACTTCCCGCCTAGTCTCCGGCGGCTGCCGGGTTCGGATTAACGA
This window encodes:
- a CDS encoding homoserine dehydrogenase, whose protein sequence is MTSTLTRTVRVGILGFGTVGSGAYRMLQDNRDAILRRVGVPFEVTKIGIRDTAKPRQLPAEMFTTDLTSIVDDPAIEVVLELIGGVDPAAELVERALRNGKHVVTANKELIAKHGARLISLAKSKGLDLHYEAAVGGGIPLVQPLKHQLAGNDVLKMMGILNGTTNYILTKMQREGADFADVLAEAQAKGYAEADPTNDVDGFDTMYKISVLASIAFHKHLPVEGVYREGIRGVSLLDMQYADALGYTIKFLAIVDAIAEDTILARVHPTLIPKTHPLASVNDVYNALYLHGDFVGDLMFSGRGAGSDPTASAVVGDLLDVGRNIAGGGSGSAIPFDEEPLKTCPIDDLRTAFYLRLVVQDRPKVLGIIATEFGEHDVSLAAMEMKTLDESRGEIVFLTHPCLEKNFRELLVGLKQSGVVEEVCSSIRVVS
- a CDS encoding acetyl-CoA carboxylase biotin carboxyl carrier protein, with amino-acid sequence MADYKETIGELAELMQEYRLTEARLKSADLTIAFRRRSASKPSTSSEESTESHEEYSFDTAAAAPAVPSAPKGIPVASPMTGIFYNSSSPGSPAFVKEGETVTAGQIIGLIEAMKVFNEIPCTASGTVLQIVAQSGQIVNPGDVIIYVG
- a CDS encoding YiiD C-terminal domain-containing protein, translated to METKALQRYLHEHIPLTAAMGVNVEHADESRVVLSAPLAPNINHRNTAFGGSIGAIATVAAWAWLHWHAARFPFSVRLVVRSSRVEFLLPIEGDFTAICERPPDDEIRGYEASLLRRGKGRIELHARLEQGGQVCATFTGTFVAIRPDEP
- a CDS encoding enoyl-CoA hydratase-related protein translates to MLNVESEGAVLRVTIDRPEVRNAFNDELIAQLSTVFTHVAPEVRAIVLTGSGDTFCAGGDLAWMRKAAGYTEEQNAEDALHLAQLFQSMVECHAVVIARVRGACFGGGCGLVAASDVAIASEDALFAFSEVRLGLVPATISPFVLPKIGAGHARHLFSTGEAFGAAHALRIGLVHDVAPPDDLDAAVAKRIKAVLAAGPAAVASAKQLAQEPPLSLPEAAALLARTRANEEAKEGISAFLEKTQSELSRMIEKLLIANRGEIAVRVIRAAREMRVRTVAVYSDADRDAMHVQLADEAVALGAPEPSASYLDAAKILDAARATGADAIHPGYGFLSERAEFSDACAKTGILFVGPPASAMRRLGAKTDAKALAVQAGVPIVPGMFEPGATDAQLKAAADQIGYPVMLKASAGGGGRGMRAVHNPADFDGELKTASDEALKAFGDGTMMVEKLVERPRHVEVQVLADRHGNVATLFERECSIQRRHQKLIEESPSPLFDSQPGLWPQMAEASRRLVLEAGYFNAGTVEFIVDEAAGAFYFLEVNARLQVEHPVTEMVTGLDLVQWQIRIAQGDRLEIDPRLIAGDRGAMKGHAIEARIVAEDPARNFLPSVGKILAWAEPKAPGVRVDTGYAADAEIPRYYDSMIAKVIAHGDTRAEAIQRLRGALLDFHVLGVRTNVAYLLDVLSHAGFQKGDIDTGFLGREFSEWAPGDIPAEIGAILLTVTPVAKAGAPSAVGAWALADRFRNAR
- a CDS encoding YcxB family protein; translation: MPDIVRTRPYAIDPAGLARATHLMTLRRLVMYVFIGGAAEVAVLALLGVPWYISAPSLAVAFTMLTVTRRHRMATKLARVPGLATERVAEVSQDQITVRSLGDAEEVKLLLENLFWVKRYGGFYLLAIDRQQFLPVPADAFVSDDESRFQEFLRHRVPKVEGF